TGCCAGCACCACCCCCGGTGGTCTGTTATGTCATTACTGCTATGAGGATGAGGAAGCCTGAGCCTCAGAGGAAtcgagtgacttgcccaaggtctcacagcacACAAAGAGGGTCTGACTCAGCCCTGCTTGGGGGGTCCACCTTCCCCCATCATCACCCACTGCACCCCATTCCTCTTCTCCAGGATGCTCTGTTTTCCAGGGACTGTCATTAACTGTGTGCAGTGTGATGACTTTCTCAGTGTCACTCAGCAAATCAGCAAGTGCGGTTCCAGGGGACCCTGGAAGGTTCACGTGTGTCCCCTCCTCCCCGTGGCCAGCACTGTGGCCGGGTTCCCCGCGGCTGGCCTTGGAGGCCTCCCCAGCAAACGTGCAGGCCCTGGGTGGAAGTCACTGGGCACAGCCCCCCGGGGGCGGGTGATGAGAGAGGCGGCCGCTCTTCCCAGGGGTCCATGAGTCACTTGAGGGACAGCCCAGCCCCTCCAGACCATGCCACTGTCCACGGTCCTCTGGCTCCTGGGCACTCACCCTGAGCgggcggggcagggggtgggACAGGGTGAGAAGCTCAGCAGCTCCATCCAGATGCGAATCGAATCGTCCTCACACACTTACCGAGGGGTCAGAATCCACACCTCCGCAAATGGGCCCCCTTTCCCAGGGCCCCCCAGCCCAGACCCTCCCTGGCTCTGTGGGTTTTGACACCTCTCCGTCACCTGGTGGGGGGCCCCCTTGCACCTCGGGCCCGATAAAAGCTCAGGCCGGAGCTGGCGGGCGGGCAGCCTCCCAGAGCCGCAGCCGGCCATGGCCCAGTCCCCTCCTCTGCAGACCCTCCTCGGCCAGGATCGCTGGCTCtcgccccagggctggggctgggccggCCACGCCGACTGCACGTCCCCGGCCTCCTCCTCCGACTCGTCGGGCTCGTGCCCTTGCGACGGCGCCCGCGGCCGCCCGCAGCCCGCGCCCCCAGCCCGCGCAGCCCGCGCAGCCCGCGCCGCAGAGGCCGCCCCGACGGCGCCCGCACGAGCACGGCCCGGAGCCGCCGGCGGCCCGCGGCAGAGCGCCAGCGAGCGCGAGAAGCTGCGCATGCGCACCCTCGCCCGCGCGCTGCACGAGCTGCGCCGCTTCCTGCCGCCAGCGGTGGCGCCCGCCGGCCAGAGCCTCACCAAGATCGAGACGCTGCGCCTGGCCATCCGCTACATCGGCCACCTGTCGGCCGTGCTGGGCCTCAGCGAGGACAGCCTGCGGCGCCGGTGCCCGCGGCCCAGCGCCTCGCCGCGCCCTCGGGGCTGCCCGCTCTGCCCCGACGGCGGCCCCGCGCAGGTGCAGACGCAGACGCAGACGCGCGGCCCGGGCCTGGGCTCCACAGCCGGCGCCGCGGTGTCCTGGGGCTCCCCGCCCGCCGGCCCCGGGGCCCCGGCGGCACCCGAGCTCCTGGGGAACAGGATCCCCGATATGGGTCCCTGGGTGACACCCCCTTACTGCGCTGGGATGCAGTCGCCCCCGCAACTGTCTCAAGGGAGAGCCCCCGACGCGGCCCTTTGGACGCCGCCCCAGGTCTGCTCGGGAGCACGGACgggcccagagcccaggagcCAGGCTACGTACTGGACGCCGCCCCCCGCGGCCCCGGAGCTGGCTGCGGGGTACCAGGTACGCGCCGCCAAGGCCAGCGCTGCTTCCCGCGGGGTGGTCCCCAGGCTTCCACCTGAAATGGAGGGGCTGGGAAGGCTCTGTCCGCAGAGAATAGAACAGTTTTTAGATCCGGGGTTATCTAATCCAACGCTGGTTAGGGTGGAGAGAAGCTCTAGGGAGGATGGAGAGGACCCTGGCCTCCTTGGAGAAGAGGTGGGGCCCTGGGGATTTAAGGCCCCTTCACTTGTATCCAGAAGTCTTTATAGACGTGTAGAAGGGGGAGTCCTCTGACTTGCTGCAGAGGCCAGGACGGAAGGCCGCAGGGGCCACTGTCAGGAAATTGGCTCCAGGTGCTCCAGTGAGTGTGGAGGGAAGGAGGACCCAGCCGGCCCGGGGGGTAGGGGCTTCCTGAGTAGATGGGCTTGGAGCTGGTGACCATGTTTTCTTCAAGCTTCGTTCATTCATGGGCCGCAGAAAAGAGCCTATTAATAACGAAAGTTTACTGAAGGCTTACCATTCTTGGCACTTCACAGGTATTAACTCATTCAGCCTTCCACGatccccgttttacagaggagaaaacagagactgaGAGCTCGTCTGAGTTCCCGTAGCTagagaggaggagggctgggagtgAACCCCGGCAGCGCATCTCCAGCGCCAATTCTGAGCATCACTTTGCCTCCCCGCATCCAGGGCGTCCATAGCGTCCGGGCTGTTCAGGAACTGCCGGGCACCCTCTGGGGAGCGTCCACTCCAGATCTCAGGGCCTCAGGCTGTGGCCCACAACCAGCTGCTCTTGTCTTTCTTGCAGggtatctctctgtctctggaggCCTGTCTGTTGCCAGAAACTCTGCCCCGCCCAGCATGCCAGAGACTCCAGCCTCAGACCCAGCACGGATGCTGGAGCCACAGTGCAGAGGTGCTGGCTCACTTGGAGGACCTGGGCCCGGGCCCCGCCTTCTGCCTCAGTGATGACAGCCCTCCCCAGAGCTCAGGCCTGCAGCTCAGTGGCTGCCCTGAACTTTGGCAGGAAGAGCTGGAGGGGGCCCACCTGGGCATCCTCTCCTAACGGCCTGGCCTGCCCCTTCTCAGCCAGGAGTCAGGCCTGAGGTGTGGGGCGCCCTCCTCACTGCCTACCTCAGTGGTTTTCCAGCTTGCCTTTGGCCAAGGCTCCTTTTCTACGTGATGTCTGATGGAAGAAGTGATTGAAACAGGTCGTGGGTGGCCTCCCGGCTGGAGTCAGGGCTGGAGCAGTGCCCGCCACTCCAGACTCCCCCAGAACGACGGATGCTCTGCAGAACACAGCCTGAGCTGCAGTGACATAGTGGCTGCTTGACCGAGAAGTGGCCGGGCTGGACTGGGAGGGGAGCGGGTTCAGGGTGGGGGTAGGGCAGACGCTGATATGCTTTGATTTTGTACTTGAAAACAGAACACCAAAAATCTGGCTTGATCTGTTTTGCTTCTACCAACCTGGGTTTTTGTTGCCTCTGGAAAAGAAGTGTTCCCATCCTGTGGGGAAAAGTCACGCTGCTCTTCCCCTCCTGGACTCCAGGCCTTCCAGGGCGGAGGGGGGCCTCACTTGGTGGTTTGACGGTCTTTATTGCATCTGGCCTGCTGTGCAGGTGGCCCAGGCGGCTTCACACTCGGGCCTGTGCACTTGCCTCAGACCCACGGCCACTGCCCTTCCCGTTCCTCTGGGGCATTCCTGCTGACCCGCAGGGCTCTCTCATGACTATATGAAATCGTTTCCAAAGGATGCTCGGGAGTGGCTCCCGCATGCTAGGCCCAGTGTGTTAGGTTGCTAGGGCTGCCTCAAGAAAGTACCACAAAGTGGATGgtttaaaccacagaaatgtatttcccacggttccggaggctggaaggccCAGATAAGGTGTCAGCagcttggtttcttctgaggcctcctTGGCCTGCAGACGGCGCCTCTCACTGCGTGCTCACACGGGCTCCTGAAGGCTGTGTGTACGTCTTAATGTCCTCTCCTGAGGACACCAGGCCCACTGGATCAGGGCCCATCCGTGTGACGTCGTTTTACCTTAATTTCCTCTTCACAGGCTCCATCTGCAAATACATGCACatgctgaggtcctgggggttagcacttcaccctgagtctgaggggaacacagttcagcccacaACACCCAGGATTAGGTGCCAGAGAGCAGCATTGCCCAACTAACAGTGAGTTACAGGGAAGTAACGATCAGAGCCCAGATCAAGGGGGCAGTGGTATACCAGGTACTTTGGGATCAGAGAGGATGTGACATCCTGGAGGGAGACGGTTGACAAGCTGGTCTCATTCTTGAGTCCCTGATCCATCAGTCCTGCTGCCTCGAGTAAGAATAAGAGGCCCTCCAGGAGCCCGGGGAGGATGCTGGGATGCACCAGCAAAGGCTGCCGTGGGCTTAGGACCAGCGGTGGGGGacttccttctgtgtctgctgaCACGGGTCGGGGAGGGTCGCAGGTGTTGGAGCCGGGTGTTGAGGGGTGTGCAGGAGTtggccaggaggagggagggaggagtgacCCAGGCAGAGGAAACGGCCTGAGCCAGGTTGAAACAAGCGGCAAACGTCTAGAGTTGAGGGAGAAGAACGGATAGAGTTGGAAAAGGAGCTCGGAGGCAGGGTGGCGAGGCGCCCTGCATGGTGGGGTGTGGGCCTCTGTTTCCAAGGTGATGGGGAGGGACGGAGGTTGGGGAGGGGTGAGCTGGTCGGAGCCGCtctaggtccctctggctgcttCACAGAGATGGAGCTGAGCAGGGAGGCCCTGTGACGGTGCCGGGCGAAGACGGGGAGGAAGACCAGAGCACGGGCTGCCTGAGCTCTAGGCCACATGCAGGGCCTCCATCTGAGGTGCTCTGTAACATCAGGCAGGGcattccctctctgtgcctcagtttccccatctctgaaaGTGGAGCAGGCTTAGGTGACCACTGTGGTGCCTTCTTCCCCTAACTTTCTAAGAGTGGCTTCTGGTTCCTACCCCAGGGCCCTCATGTCCGCACGGGCTGCCAGGGGGTTTGTCATCCCCCTCTCCAGGTTACACACAGCAAGGAGACGGGTCCAGGGAGCGACTGCCCTGGGCGCATGTTCCATTCCGCTCTCACCTGCCGTGTAGCGTGGGCATGCTGTGacgcctccctgagcctcagtgtaGTGTCCTCAGCTCTGAGGTGGAGACAGGAATGGGCCCTATGGCTCCGGGCTCTCAGGCTTCGCTCATGGTCACTGCCCGACACGCAGGAGCCAAAGAGAGTCACACGAGCTGAGAGGGGACGCAGGCCTGTGCTTCCCTGCCCTGACTGTGTGGTGAGCCATCTGGCTCCAGGGTCCCCTGCTGAGGGTGATTCAGTGCCTCTGGGCCCTGGGGTTGTAACAGGATCCCCCAGGGCTCTGAGCCCCCACCAGGTTGGGAGTGTGGACACAGAATGACCACTAGCCATTCAATGAATGAGAggaataaggtgagttttacttgagccaggggGAGGACTAGAGCCGCGAGGCCTTCtgcagagaagagggaagggtTCCAGGGAAGCGTGGCTTTCAGGACACTGTTGTGTCTTGTAGAATGGAGAGCATACGTTCAACACACCCAGGAGACGTTTTCAATGTTTCAAAGAAGTATTTACTTGCAAATGAGCAGGTCAACGTGACCTGATGTGGGGAAGGGAAAGGCATTAATATGGGGAGCATTACCAATGGGGCGAAGGAGGGGAGGGTGCACTCCTGTCTTCAGAGGGTGCGCTCTCTGATGGTTACGCAGGTGTGCAACGTGTGTTTGATAgacttctttttgttgttgttgaggaagattggccctgagctaacatctgtgttgcatgtgggacactgccacagcatggcctggtgagcggtgtgtagggcTGTGCCTATGAACCCTgagtcaccaaagtggagcaaaacttaaccactatgcccccatGACAGCCCCATAAGCCAGGCTTCCTTAGTTCAGGCTGCATCAGTTTGAACCCCAACGGTTACCCCATATTCCTCAGAATATATACCATCTTCTTCACCCCTCACTTCACAGGAGAGGACACACGCCCAGGGAGGGGAGCAGCTTTCCCTCGCCCCCAGCTAGGTACGGACACCAGGCCCCTGACTCCCTGTCCAGTGCTCTCTCCTTCCTGAGCAGACCCGAGGTCTCGGCTCCACGTCTCACAGCATCTATGCAGAGGCAGACCCGAACAACCGCCCGTCTGCCTCCTCTGGCTCCTGTCTGTCTGCGGCGAGTCCTTACAGGGGCAGAGAGAGGCACTGCCTGGTCCAGTCGCTGACGGCCACACTCCAGCTCTGAAGCCCGGCAAGGGCTGGAGTGGAACCAGGAGAGTCCTGGCCTTGCCCAGCAGCGGCCGGAGCTGAGCATCTTCTTGGACTTGGTGCCTAGTTCTCCCGGCTCCCTCCAGAGGCCTCCCCAGGAGGTGccaaggcagagcccagaggcCACCCTCCCCCAGCTGGAGCTTCCGGGGACATCTGAGATGCTGCTGGAGTGAGGGGGCAGGCCCCGGGCTGGGTTATTCTGTCCCCCTGTCCTCCCCTCCAGGAGGGAGGCCCACCCAGGCCTCTGGGGAGCAATAGCCTCTCGCCTCCATGCGTGGCTCTGTCCCAGGCCCCTGCTCTTGGCTGCTCCTCCCTGCTGGGGGCcgggcaggagaggaagaggagctgaTGCTGGTGCCCTGCTGGGGATGCCGGGTCTGCCCACACCTTCCTGGGGACCCCGGTCACCATCCCTAAGAGACTGCACATGGGCTGAGTCCCTCAGCCAGGCCTTCCCTGGACCCTGTGGTGTAGAGGTCGTGCTTCCTGAGGAGCCTtccagaggctggggaggtgaGAGGGCCTGACACCACAGAGCCTCTCTCTGGTCTTCCGGGCTCGCCTTTCCCTGCTGGCCCTGAGCCGTCAACCCATCAGCAGGCGGAGCCCTGGGCAGGgggcagcagcctgggttctAGTCGGCTCCTGCCCTGCGAGTgccctgagcaaggagacagGTGGGTCTCTGGCTCTGCATCCCTGGGGACTGGTTTTCTCCTGCTTCTCGGGGCAGGCCGTGATGAAGGCCTGGCTGTGGGCTCTCAGGCGGTGTGAACACGAGTGTGGATGTCACAGGCCTGGCCGGCTCCCAGTGGAGGACAGGCTTCCACTCACATGTGGGCTTTGGACCTGGGGTCTCCTCCCAGCTCCACTGAGCTGTGGCTTCACCTccccagcttcagtttccttatctgctgAGATGAAGACTGCCCTTATCTCCAGGGACTGTTGAGACAGAATGTGATAATGTGCATAAACGCTTGGccaggtgccaggcacagagGCTGGGATCCCTGCCGACTCTTCTCCCTGGAGGCAGCCTTCCCCAGAGACCCTAGATGGCGGGCTGGCTCCTCCCTGAGCCGGGGCCACCGgagggggcctgccctgtggtccCCAGAAGGTCAGGTGCCAGCCACAGGCCGCTGGGCACTGGCGacaggaagggctggcccaggagcCTGGGCTGGAGGGAGCATCCTGGTTGGGGAGGGCTCCACCCCTGAAGCATGGCTGACCCCGCCCCCTGGCCCGCCCCCCTTTGATGCGCAGAAGGGGTAAAAGGGGAGGAGCCTGCAGGCCCCAGACACCCTGCTTCTCGCAGGGGGCggggctgtgagggaggagcTCAGGCAGGGCCTTGAGCCAGGACACAGGGCTGAGGAGGGCAGCGCCCAGCTCTCCTGATGCCTCGGGCTGTGCATCCTGAGATTCACGCACCAACCCTGTGGTCAGTGGTCTTCAACCGAAGCCCGGGGGTTTGGGTCACTTGCCCTGAAACGGTGGCTGAGCTGTGATCTGTAACCAGGCCCCTGGGCTCCAAGACTCCAGCCCAAAAGGTCGCTGTGGTGTCAGTTGGAGGTGACCCCCAGGCGCCCTgttgtctctctgcctctctctccctcccaccagccTCGGAGGCTCAGCTGGGCCTCCTGGAGCTGAGGCTGAGGTGAGCTTTCTATAACCGGCTCCAATGCCAGGAAACTACCACCCAGACCTGTGTGGACCACGAGGCCTGTGGGTCGCAGACTTGTCCTCAGAGTGGCCTGGCCTCTCACTGCCCTGGGTGACCTGGAGGGCACCTGCCTTTTTCTGCACACCAGCCTTGAAAACCACCAGTTGTCAAATAGGTATCTCCCCCACCCACCAGGGATTCTGGAGACATGGTGGGACGTGCCCCTGCCAGTGAGCCGTCATGCCAGGCCTGGGACGCAGGGCCTGCTGCCCCCCTGCCAGCCCCCTTCTCTCACTGCCCCCGGTGTCCCCGGTGTGCAGCTGTGGTGCAGGAAGAGGGGCCTAGCCACAGCCCAGCTCACTCGCCTCACGTGAGGGGGTTGCAaaccacagcttctgggactatGGACACTCCTGCTTTCTGGAAAAGCACTCACTCTGCTGTCAGGACTGGCTCTCTGCCTGGCATCCAGCCCAGGCTCTCCCATCTCCACACGGGAACCACTGTGTCCAGtagccagccccctgcccccaccagggTTCCCCAGCAGCAGCATCTCAAGCCCGCCATGGAATCTGGGGGAGATGAACACCACAGGCAGACCACACCACACCGGCGTCCTGTAGGAAGGACCAGCGGGCTGGGTGCTTCTCCTGTCCTAGGCTCCCTGGGGGTCCCAGGCCCCCCAGTGGTTCCCATACACTCCAGCCTCCCTCCATCCCGCTCTCCCCAGCTGTGGTGCACACCCACCCTGCCCCACTTTAGTTACTAGTCTGAAGCTGATCCAAAAAccctttatttacattttctcttaGACAAAAATATACAGATCTGCTGCCCTGTCGATTCCTCAGGCTCAGGGTCTTTACGGgaaggtgggggggtgggggggcaggcaGCCCCAAGGCTGTTCTTGTCCATCGAGGACTCCTGCTCATCT
This is a stretch of genomic DNA from Equus caballus isolate H_3958 breed thoroughbred chromosome 1, TB-T2T, whole genome shotgun sequence. It encodes these proteins:
- the MESP2 gene encoding mesoderm posterior protein 2, with translation MAQSPPLQTLLGQDRWLSPQGWGWAGHADCTSPASSSDSSGSCPCDGARGRPQPAPPARAARAARAAEAAPTAPARARPGAAGGPRQSASEREKLRMRTLARALHELRRFLPPAVAPAGQSLTKIETLRLAIRYIGHLSAVLGLSEDSLRRRCPRPSASPRPRGCPLCPDGGPAQVQTQTQTRGPGLGSTAGAAVSWGSPPAGPGAPAAPELLGNRIPDMGPWVTPPYCAGMQSPPQLSQGRAPDAALWTPPQVCSGARTGPEPRSQATYWTPPPAAPELAAGYQGISLSLEACLLPETLPRPACQRLQPQTQHGCWSHSAEVLAHLEDLGPGPAFCLSDDSPPQSSGLQLSGCPELWQEELEGAHLGILS